The sequence TCTGGCACATCTTCCGGCTCCAACACTTCATCTGGCAGCTGGACCGGCTCTAGCAGTAACACATCTTCCGGATCTGGCACAAACTCCGGATCTGGCACATCTTCCGGCTCCAACACTTCATCCGGCAGCTGGACCGGCTCTGGCAGTAACACATCTTCCGGATCTGGCACAAACTCCGGATCTGGCACATCTTCCGGCTCCAACACTTCATCTGGCAGCTGGACCGGCTCTGGAAGCGACACATCTTCCGGATCTAATACTGGATCCGGATCTGGCACATCTTCCGGCTCCAACACAAGTTCTGGCAGCTATACCGGCTCAGGAAGTAACACATCTTCCGGATCTGACACAAGCTCCGGATCTGGCACATCTTCCGGCTCCAACACTTCATCTGGCAGCTGGACCGGCTCTGGCAGTAACACATCTTCCGGATCTGGCACAAACTCCGGATCTGGCACATCTTCTAGCTCAAACACCAGTTCTGGCAGTTATACCGGCTCTGGCAGTAACACATCTTCCGGATCTGGCACAAACTCCGGATCTGGCACATCTTCCGGCTCCAACACTTCATCTGGCAGCTGGACCGGCTCTGGAAGCGACACATCTTCCGGATCTAATACTGGATCCGGATCTGGCACATCTTCCGGCTCCAACACAAGTTCTGGCAGCTATACCGGCTCAGGAAGTAACACATCTTCCGGATCTGACAGCGGATCTGGTTCCAACACATCTTCTAGCTCAAACACTGGCTCAGGAAGCTGGACCAGTTCCGGAAGCGACACATCCTCAGGATCCAACACTGGATCCGGATCTGGCACATCTTCCGGCTCCAACACTTCATCTGGCAGCTGGATAGGCTCTGGCAGTAACACATCTTCCGGATCTGACTCCGGATCTGGTTCCAATACTTCTTCTGGCTCAAGCACTGGCTCCGGAAGTTGGACAAGTTCCGGAAGCAACACATCTTCTGGATCTAACACCGGCTCTGGATCTGACACATGTTCTGACTCAAATACAGGTatgatttttgtttaaaattacgaGTAAATTGTTGGCAAGAAGCTAACAGTTCACATGATAGGTTCCCATAGTTAATGCTTTCTTAACTTGGTGTATatccttttttttaataataataatgatccTTTCTTTAAGGTAATAATTACCCGTTTTCCGGTTTGCATTGGAGGGAAATCACCTTCAAAAtggtctaatgacagtttaaccggtggggtgttactatgtataatatgtatgtatttaaaaaaagtatagaAGTAGtttatccgttaagctagcacccataacacaagcatataaattgcttactttggggctagctggagctgtgtgaaattgtcgaaagatttattattattaaactataACTTTTCCGTGGAACTAATTTGGCCTGcactggttgggtttctatCATAATTGGAACATTTTAGCGTCAATTATAAACGTAGTGTAACAGTTAGCTGTAAGCTTTCCTAAGAgatgcaaaataaaaataaataaaaatattactaaaaGTAGGTATCACGATTTTTACAGGCTCCGGATCAAACACATCTTCTGGCTCAAACACCAGTTCCGGCAGTTGGACCGGCTCTGGCAGTAACACATCTTCCGGATCTGACAGCGGGTCTGGTTCCAATACTTCTTCTGGCTCAAGCACTGGCTCCGGAAGCTGGACCAGTTCCGGAAGTGACACATCTTCCGGATCTAACACTGGTTCCGGATCTGGCACATCTTCCGGCTCCAACACCAGTTCTGGCAGCTGGACTGGCTCTGGCAGTAACACATCTTCTGGATCAGGCACAAACTCCGGATCTGGCACATCTTCCGGCTCCAACACTTCATCTGGCAGTAGCACATCTTCCGGATCTGACACAAGCTCCGGATCTGGCACATCTTCCGGCTCCAACACTTCATCTGGCAGTAGCACATCTTCCGGATCTGACACAAGCTCCGGATCTGGCACATCTTCCGGCTCCAACACTTCATCTGGCAGTAGCACATCTTCCGGATCTGACACAAGCTCCGGATCTGGCACATCTTCCGGCTCCAACACTTCATCTGGCAGTAGCACATCTTCCGGATCTGGCACAAATTCCGGATCTGGCACTTCTTCCGGCTCCAACACCAGTTCTGGTAGCTGGACCGGCTCTGGCAGTAGCACATCTTCCGGATCTGACACAAACTCCGGGTCTGGTACTTCTTCCGGCTCCAACACTTCATCTGGCAGTAGCACATCTTCCGGATCTGGCACAAATTCCGGATCTGGCACTTCTTCCGGCTCCAACACCAGTTCTGGTAGCTGGACCGGCTCTGGCAGTAGCACATCTTCCGGATCTGACACAAACTCCGGGTCTGGTACTTCTTCCGGCTCCAACACTTCATCTGGCAGTAGCACATCTTCCGGATCTGACACAAACTCCGGGTCTGGTACTTCTTCCGGCTCCAACACTTCATCTGGCAGCTGGACCGGCTCTGGCAGTAGCACATCTTCCGGATCTGACACAAACTCCGGGTCTGGTACTTCTTCCGGCTCCAACACTTCATCTGGCAGCTGGACCGGCTCTGGCAGTAGCACATCTTCCGGATCTGACACAAGCTCCGGATCTGGCACATCTTCCGGCTCCAACACTTCATCTGGCAGTAGCACATCTTCCGGATCTGACACAAGCTCCGGATCTGGCACTTCTTCCGGCTCCAACACTTCATCTGGCAGTAGCACATCTTCCGGATCTGACACAAGCTCCGGATCTGGCACATCTTCCGGCTCCAACACTTCATCTGGCAGTAGCACATCTTCCGGATCTGACACAAGCTCCGGATCTGGCACATCTTCCGGCTCCAACACTTCATCTGGCAGTAGCACATCTTCCGGATCTGACACAAGCTCCGGATCTGGCACTTCTTCCGGCTCCAACACTTCATCTGGCAGTAGCACATCTTCCGGATCTGACACAAGCTCCGGATCTGGCACATCTTCCGGCTCCAACACTTCATCTGGCAGTAGCACATCTTCCGGATCTGACACAAGCTCCGGATCTGGCACATCTTCCGGCTCCAACACTTCATCTGGCAGTAGCACATCTTCCGGATCTGACACAAGCTCCGGATCTGGCACATCTTCCGGCTCCAACACTTCATCTGGCAGTAGCACATCTTCCGGATCTGACACAAACTCCGGGTCTGGTACTTCTTCCGGCTCCAACACTTCATCTGGCAGTAGCACATCTTCCGGATCTGACACAAACTCCGGGTCTGGTACTTCTTCCGGCTCCAACACTTCATCTGGCAGCTGGACCGGCTCTGGCAGTAGCACATCTTCCGGATCTGACACAAACTCCGGGTCTGGTACTTCTTCCGGCTCCAACACCAGTTCTGGCAGCTGGACCGGCTCTGGCAGTAGCACATCTTCCGGATCGGGCACAAACTCCGGATCTGGCACATCTTCCGGCTCCAACACTTCATCTGGCAGCTGGACCGGCTCTGGAAGTGACACATCATCTGGATCTAATACCGGATCTGGTTCAAATACAGGTATTACTTAGGTATCATAACTTAGAGTTccataaccaaaaaaaaacaagtaaatAGAAAAACTCgtatttttaaccgattttaaaaatcctAGGAAATCTTTGCTCCTACTTGTAGCCAAAGCCACTATGACCCACATTAGGCACCTGAGTGTTTCTGTGTtgaaaaaataaactatttttttttttcaaatttttgttatactttttgtcggcgtgattaatatacatacctccacaaaattacagctttctagtgccaatagtttccaagcaaaacctcgggcagacagacagacagacagacatatccaaactataaggcttccttgtcaggactacgaaaaaacctttaatttgtatcaagtaACATTTAACAAGTGTGACAAAactaacatattttatttaatgcttaacctaaatctatatctattatataaaagaaagtcgtgttagttactccacttataactcaagaacggcttaaccgatttagctgaaaattgtcagggaggtagtttagagccaggagaaggacataggatactttttatcccgttatttattgccattaaggcggaacaaagttcgccgggtcagctagtaggtAATAATGATGTATTGGATAATTTGATAACTTGATCTTGTAAACATTCATGAAATAAGTAATTCAGAGGACTGAGTGTGAGTTtgcatcaaacgcgctcacaatgtatgacggattgtacagcgcctctagtggaaactttcaagacctaatatttcatacatttttttaacgttTGATTGTAACTCACAccactattacttattctgtgctcacactcagccctctggtagggcccaaaagataaggagacatgtaaagtgccccttagGGGCTAtctttttttactgtatttgacgttcataagtgccactggtggtcaaaattgaaagaaagaaagaaagaaagaaagaaagaaaaacttttgaaaattgaaaaaaatatttttgattttgattttgaaatgcaATAAACACATTATGTCTTTGTCTTAATTTACAGGCTCCAGCTCAAGCACTGGCTCCGGAAGCTGGACCAGTTCCGGAAGCGACACATCTTCCGGATCTAACACTGGTTCCGGATCTGGCACATCTTCCGGCTCCAACACTAGTTCTGGCAGCTGGACCGGCTCTGGCAGTAGCACATCTTCCGGATCTGACACAAGCTCGGGATCTGGCACTTCTTCCGGCTCAAACACTAGTTCCGGCAGTTGGACCGGTTCCGGAAGCGACACATCTTCCGGATCTAACACTGGCTCCGGATCTGGCACATCTTCCGGCTCAAACACTTCATCTGGCAGCTGGACCGGCTCTGGCAGTAGCACATCTTCCGGATCTGACACAAGCTCCGGATCTGGCACATCTTCCGGCTCAAACACTTCATCTGGCAGCTGGACCGGCTCTG is a genomic window of Ostrinia nubilalis chromosome 28, ilOstNubi1.1, whole genome shotgun sequence containing:
- the LOC135085138 gene encoding putative per-hexamer repeat protein 5; the encoded protein is MIYSAAFLVVAIVAVQALPPRVPCGPDVPPPYVEQSYTSASSQSSASSSSSSNSYVAKQYGGTYSGSSSQSQSSSNAASSAYAEKYTVKGKYPPVVGPPVVGPPVVGPPVVGPPVVGPPVVGPPVVGPPVVGPPVIGPPVVGPPSSGSDSGSNSSSGSWSSSGSNSNSGSNSGSGSSTGASSWTGSGSSTNSGSNTNSGSGTSSGSNTSSGSWTGSSSNTSSGSGTNSGSGTSSGSNTSSGSWTGSGSNTSSGSGTNSGSGTSSGSNTSSGSWTGSGSDTSSGSNTGSGSGTSSGSNTSSGSYTGSGSNTSSGSDTSSGSGTSSGSNTSSGSWTGSGSNTSSGSGTNSGSGTSSSSNTSSGSYTGSGSNTSSGSGTNSGSGTSSGSNTSSGSWTGSGSDTSSGSNTGSGSGTSSGSNTSSGSYTGSGSNTSSGSDSGSGSNTSSSSNTGSGSWTSSGSDTSSGSNTGSGSGTSSGSNTSSGSWIGSGSNTSSGSDSGSGSNTSSGSSTGSGSWTSSGSNTSSGSNTGSGSDTCSDSNTGSGSNTSSGSNTSSGSWTGSGSNTSSGSDSGSGSNTSSGSSTGSGSWTSSGSDTSSGSNTGSGSGTSSGSNTSSGSWTGSGSNTSSGSGTNSGSGTSSGSNTSSGSSTSSGSDTSSGSGTSSGSNTSSGSSTSSGSDTSSGSGTSSGSNTSSGSSTSSGSDTSSGSGTSSGSNTSSGSSTSSGSGTNSGSGTSSGSNTSSGSWTGSGSSTSSGSDTNSGSGTSSGSNTSSGSSTSSGSGTNSGSGTSSGSNTSSGSWTGSGSSTSSGSDTNSGSGTSSGSNTSSGSSTSSGSDTNSGSGTSSGSNTSSGSWTGSGSSTSSGSDTNSGSGTSSGSNTSSGSWTGSGSSTSSGSDTSSGSGTSSGSNTSSGSSTSSGSDTSSGSGTSSGSNTSSGSSTSSGSDTSSGSGTSSGSNTSSGSSTSSGSDTSSGSGTSSGSNTSSGSSTSSGSDTSSGSGTSSGSNTSSGSSTSSGSDTSSGSGTSSGSNTSSGSSTSSGSDTSSGSGTSSGSNTSSGSSTSSGSDTSSGSGTSSGSNTSSGSSTSSGSDTNSGSGTSSGSNTSSGSSTSSGSDTNSGSGTSSGSNTSSGSWTGSGSSTSSGSDTNSGSGTSSGSNTSSGSWTGSGSSTSSGSGTNSGSGTSSGSNTSSGSWTGSGSDTSSGSNTGSGSNTGIT